The sequence GACATATGGGACTGCAGCACCCTTTCCAGCAGTGCCaacacctcctcttcctccaccttccAGGGGGACACAGGGAGTGACCCTGGGGCCAGCCCTGCCTCCCCTGATATGTCCCTCCTCAGTGTATCCCCAACGCAGGACCCACCTGcaggggctcagtttcctcacagctcccttccagcaGGAGGTCCCCATATTCCCCGATGCACCAGGCTGCCACCTGCACCAGCGGTTGCTGCGTGGGATGAGAAACATGATGGGCCTGTGTCTatgtcccctccttccttccagacCCCGTGACATCCTTTAGGCAGTGCAGAGATGGTGGAGTTtggaggggtggggaaagggaggggccTCAGCACTGGGAGCAGTTATGAGCAGTTTTGTTAATTTGCTCCCAGCTCTGTCCTGGCTCCTGGGcttcctctgccctctggtggccaaGTTTCAGAACTACATGGCCtaggatggacctacagattatggtactaagtaagccagacatagaaagacaaatattgtatgatatcacttgtatgtggaatctaaaaagtaataaaaatgaatctatatacaaaacagaaacagactcacagacatagaaaaacttatgaaaaaaaaaaaaagaaaacaaacttatggttaccaaaggggaagggggaggggaaggataaatatggagtatgggattaacagatacaaactactatatgtaaaataaataagcaaggatttactgtataaataagcaaggatttactgtatagcgcaggaaactatattcaatatcttgtaataacttataatggaaagtaatcttaaaatatgtataactgaatcactttgttgtgcacctaaaactaacacaatattgtaaatcaactatatttcaattaaaaaaatatcctagaataaaattcagaaagtaatgccaaaacaaaaacaaaaacaaacctacatGGCCTAACCACAAGGGGTGCAGCAAGGATGGGGAGAAGTGAGGGGGGGGTCCTCCCTTGAGGAAAGGGCGGGTGGTTTCTGCCTAGCCTACTAAAGTAATATGGAAAGGGGGCTATAGATACTGGTTGCCATCTGTGATTTCACTCAGCATTCAAGGTAATAATAaaaccggggacttccctggtggcgcagtggttaagaatccgcatgccaatgcaggggacacgggttcgagccctggcccaggaagatcccacatgccgcggagcaactaagcccgtgcgccacaactactgagcctgcgctctagagcccgtgagccacaactactgagcccgcgtgccacaactacagaagcctgtgcgccctagagccctgctccgcaacaagagaagccaccacaatgagaagccgcacaccacaacgaagagtagccccctctcgctgcaactagagagaaagcccatgcgcagcaacaaagacccaatgcagccaaaaaaaaaaaaaaaacctatcagggacttccctggcagtccagtggttaagatgccacacttccaatgtagggggcacgggttcgatccctggttggggaactaagatcccacattaaaaaaaaggaaaacctaatacatgcagaaagagcttttatCTATCTCATTTGATCAAGGCATCTCCGGGAGATAGGCAGGGTAGAATGCTGAGTAGACCTAGCATGAAGGTAAATGAGTCATCTGTGGTTGCACAGACAGTAGGTGTCAGAGCCAGGACAGAAGAAGTCCAGGTGTTCTAACTACAAACAGGGCTCTGTCTTTGAGTGTCTCCTCTGCTAGGTAGAGAGCTGTGACCCTGAGGGAAAAACAGTTGGGAATCAGGTGTATGGAGCAGGTGGCCCAGGAAGGGCTGGGCAGCCCCAGGCCTGGTGGTGGGAGCAGTACCTGGGAGATGTCCTCAGCCAGGGCGCTGTAGAGACGGCGCACAGAGTAGGCATGGAGCTCCTGGGCACCCCCAATCAGCTGGGTCAGGTTGGCCACTGCGTCATCACGCACATGGGTGCCTGCCTGGAGGGGTGAATGTGGCTGAGTCAGTGTGGTGAACCCTGCACGCTCCCGCCCAGCTCTCAGTCCAGCCCCTGCCTCACCGTCATCAGCACACGTAGGGTGGTGTCTATGTGCCACCGCTTGGTTGGGGCAAACCTAGGGGACATACGGCTCTTCAGTCCTGGTGCTGACGGTCCCTGGATTCCAACCTCTCTGCCTCCTGGGCACCCATCCCCTCACCTCTCTGCTGCCAGCAGGATGCCTGAGGCACAGTCGGCCTGTAGATCAGGGGGGCAGGACTCCAGAAAACCCTGCAGCTCCTGTGTCATGGCTCGCACGTTGGAGCTATTCACCAGAGCCAGGCTCAGTTCCAGGGCCCGCCTGGCAGGAGACATGTGTGTTTATACAAGGTAACCCAGGTCACCCTATGACATGCCTCAGGCCCCCCCTTCCCCAGGCACCTGTCTCCTCAGTCCCCTTTCTCCAGCTGCTCTGAGCTGGCCTGGGTCTTGGCCACCAGGCGCTGGGccctctgccctgccctctcGTTCCTCTGTCCTGCTCACCGGCTGAGGGAGCCATCAGGTTCCCGCAGACATTCCACCACGGTGGGCCGGTGCCGCTGCACAGCGCTGTGATCAGACTGCACCAGCCTCAGCAAGGACGTCAGGGCTACGTACCTGGCCAGAGCAGGAGAGGCCCTGTCATGCCATGGCCGTCAGTCCTCCCCACCCTGTCCTGCCCTGGGTATAGGAATGAGAGGCTGGTGAATCCGGAGACTCTGGAAGAAGGAGGGCAGAGGACCCAGGGCTCAGTGACACAGCCCAGCCAGACACCTGGGCCTATTACCTAATGTTCCTGTCACTGTTGAGCAGGAAGCGGCCAAGAATGTTGACAGCTAGAACCTACGGAGGCAGAGGTTGGGGGCAGTCAGGGAAGGAGCAACCTGCTCATTCAGGAGTGGGGACTGCGTGGCACAGGGTGACCCGGGTGGGGAGGAGAAACCAGTGAACAGGACCTTTCTGCCTGgctggggcgggtgggagggGCCCCAGGGGGGAGGGGCATACGGGAGGGTACCCGCAGGCCCGCTGCAGAGCGGATGTCCATGATGGTGAGCACCGTCTCAAACAGGACCGCGTTGCCCGCATTTCGGCTGGTGTCTGTGTTCGTGGCTACCTGCGTGGATGCGAGAGAAGATGCATCTCTAAGGGGCTCCGTCCTCTCCTCAGGTCTCTGAAAGGTCTCCATCATATCATCCCTCAAACAGCTAACAAGGTTCCCTGAGCTCCCGCTATGTGCCAGGGGCTACTGCACTGAGACAGACTGtgtccctgtcctcagggagaTCACGGTCCAGAGGGAGATGGAGACGTTATCATATGGCCACCGCATGGTGAGTGGTCATGTGAGGGCTGCACAGCGCCAGTGGGATCACAGAGCAACACACTTAATCggcaaccccacccccacctgggcCAGCAAGTCATTCATGGTCTCACTGCTCTCCTCGTGGTTCCGGCCCAGAATCCGAAGCAGACGAAGTATCTGGACCTGAAATTGGGTTAAAGGTTGGGGGGTGGTTCTTAGGGGAAGGAGTTGTGGGGCTGAGGAGAAAAGTCCAGCACGGAGGAGAGCGTTGTGAGGGGTCTGGCTGGTTCCCGAGAACCTCCCtggccctccccccacctccactggTCCCTTGGGCCCTGGGAGGGGTTCAGAGGTGTGTGATGCCAGGGGATTTGAGGACAGGCTTTTTAAACATACTGTTACCAAACTGGATTTTCTGGCCTTCAGGCATCCCCCTCCCCACACTGGTCCTGGGAGAACCTGGTGCCTGCCACCCTCCCGCCCAAGACACTGACTGAGCCCAAGTGTTCTCTGGGAAGTGACCACTGGCCATGGGCTTACTAAGCTTTTTGTTCTAGGGATATAGCAGGGAAGGGTCAGCCCACCTGCAGGAAGGGGTCGCTGACTCCAGATATGCTGTGTTCTGTGGAGTATCCCGTCGTCACCAGAGTCCGGAGGATGTGCACCAGCTGGGGCACCATCTGGAGGGAGGGCACGGCCTGGTCTGAGCATTCTTCCTAATCCTCTCGATCTTCAGCCCCATTCCAACCCTACTGCCCTTTTCTTCCTGGCCCGGGGCCCGCCCCTTCGCCAGCCCACCTTTCGAAAGTGCTTGAGGGCCGCAGGGCTTCTTTCGCAGAGTTCCGTGATCAGCGTGATGGTGCCCAGCAGGACGCCTGGGTCAGGGTGGGGGAAGTGAGTGGTGCGCCGGGGCACAGGGGAGTCtactgagtgtgtgtgtttgtgtgcacgtGCTACCCTTCTCCTAGGAGCTGCTGTTCCCATCCTGCGTCTCCCTTCTGTCCACAGCCAGAGCTGAGGCAGGGGACGAGGAGCCCCATGGCCTTACCGTGGTGGTGTTCATGAAGCAGTTGGGcacagggtgggaggaagatgttGGAGAGCTCAGGGACCTTCCGGATCATGTGCACTGCAGTCAGAACAGCCTGCAGAGGTCAGGGGTCTCAGAGGGGGCAGGGGTCTGCCAGGATGGACCGCCCCCCACACCTCTGCCACATGGCAGACAGGGGACAGTTTCTGGAGGTGCAAGTGCCTAGAACCTGCCATCTCACCTTCTTGCGCACATAGGCGCTAGGCTGCAGGAGTAGTTTCTCCACCTCAGTGGCCAAGTCCCGGCACATCTCAGCAGAGCCCGTGGCACTCAGAGTGCACAGGGCCAGGCCTTGTACAGCCTGAATCCCTTGGCTCAGGTCACTGCAGAGTTTTGGGAGGACGGTCAGTCAAGCCTCTGAAAAATCCAGCCCTTCCCAGTACCTACATCAGGCAACCCCCTGGGATTTCCCAGTTCCCCACTCTCCCATCTCCCTGATTCCAAGCGCTTCCCAGAACTCTCTCACTTCTTGATGCTGTTGGTAATGAGCAGGTGGGCATCTTGCCTCTCATCCAGTAGAAGCATGGCCCCCAGGTAGCCCACCCTCTTGTCTGTGAACCTGGGGGAGGCGATCAGTTTCAGGCACTCCATCTACAGGGAAGGGGGCAGACCAGGAAGGGGCAGGGGTGAAACCAGAGGCACTAACGTCCCTTTTCCATCTTCCTCCTTTACACCAGATTAACCTGTGAGGGCAGCATATTCCATGACCCTCCCTTCAACAAGAAGAGAGGTTTAGGAGATTTAGTTAGTGGGTAGTTTCAAGGAAACAGGAGGATGGGAAGAGAGGAGAAGGTGCCCTGAATGGCGCTGGCCAGAGAATGAAGGGTTCAGCCCAGCTGATGACCAGTTGGGGTTATACTGCGGAAGGAGGTCTGCGGTGCGTGCTGTGAGGGCTCAGAAGCTTTGTAGAATAAAGAAATCGGGGCACAAATAGGTGAGGGGGTCCGAGACGGTACTCCACTAGCTTCTCTCATCAAACTTAGAAGGGAGGCGTCCCTGCCCAGTACCTGTCCAAAGTGGGCGGGGTAGCCTAACATGTGGACGTAGAGCAGTTTGGCCAGCTGGCGGTGCCTGTGCAGAGGGTCCCCATCGCGGAAGGAGGCCCGGATGTGGGCGCACTCCTTTTGGATCACCTCCCGCTCCTGGGCCTGGGTCTTGGCCTCACGAATCTCCTGGATTAGATCCTGAAGCTTCAGCGAGGACGAGGACGCCACCATCCTGGGGGGCAAAGCCCGGGAGCGGAGAGGGCTTTAACCCTCTGGCTGGAAGCGTCTGGCCTTTCTGCACAGGCTTGCCCTGTACCAAGTTCCTGAGGGCTTGGGTCCCACCGCTACCCTAAAACTGAGCCCTTTCCCCACGCGGGTCCCCAAATTCCGCCCCCTCCTCACCGCAGGAGGAGACCTCCACTACGCATGCGTCCCCGCCCCACTCCACGCCCGTTGCTACCGAGCATGCGCCGGAACCCCGcctatttttttcccccccgccccgcccccccccccgccccacctcttttCTCCGAGTCTACACCTGGTTTCCCATCTCTAGGTCAGCCGTTCCCTTCCTTCTAGAGCCCAGCGCTGTTTCTTCCTCGGCAACCGCCGTTCACTTCTCAGGcggcctcagcttccccacacCAGGACGCCAGCCCTAACACCAGCCTCACCTGGCTTCAGTCTCAACTCCGCTCCTCTCCCCCCAGCGCTTCCTGGTACCAGCCCCGGCGAGCGTTGGAACTTGGTCtggtccttccctctccccgcccccatcaCGGGACCCCGCCCCTCCTAGGCCAACCAGCAGAGCAGTCTTGAATCCTCTAGCTCAGGCCTTCCTGGTTTGGAGTTGAGGGGAAAGAACTCTTAACTATTTAGGGCCGGCGAGACTGTAATAATAGGCCTGGGGGTCCCCAAGAGGGCTCCTTTACCCGGAGAGCCTCTGAGAGCTTGGTTTGAAGCCATCACACCCAAAGGAGAGGACAatttcccccccctttttttgaacttttttattaatatatttttttttttggttaaatttctttgtattttttttttcctgcaagacTTGGTGTTGGTGGCACTGTTGTAGTTTAACTTCAATCCCAAATTCcatgaaatacaaattagaaGTAAAGGTtgagaggggaggaagagggaggcaggccAAGGAGTAAACAGAGTTtgactagaaaaaaagaagagtttgt comes from Balaenoptera ricei isolate mBalRic1 chromosome 2, mBalRic1.hap2, whole genome shotgun sequence and encodes:
- the AP1G2 gene encoding AP-1 complex subunit gamma-like 2 isoform X3 — encoded protein: MNTTTMVPQLVHILRTLVTTGYSTEHSISGVSDPFLQVQILRLLRILGRNHEESSETMNDLLAQVATNTDTSRNAGNAVLFETVLTIMDIRSAAGLRVLAVNILGRFLLNSDRNIRYVALTSLLRLVQSDHSAVQRHRPTVVECLREPDGSLSRRALELSLALVNSSNVRAMTQELQGFLESCPPDLQADCASGILLAAERFAPTKRWHIDTTLRVLMTAGTHVRDDAVANLTQLIGGAQELHAYSVRRLYSALAEDISQQPLVQVAAWCIGEYGDLLLEGSCEETEPLQVEEEEVLALLERVLQSHMSLPATRGYALTALMKLSTRLHGDNNRIRQVVSVYGSCLDVELQQRAVEYNTLFRKYDHMRAAILEKIPLVERGGSQAAEEAKESKETAQLSEAAPVPTEPQASKLLDLLDLLDGPSGDVQHPPPLDPTPGGALIHLLDLPCAPPPPAPIPNLKVFEREGLQLNLSFVRPPGTPTLLLITVTATNTSGGDVTHFICQAAVPKSFQLQLQAPSGDTVPAQGGLPTTQLLRILNPKKAPLRLKLRLTYNHFGQSVQEIFEVNNLPVETWQ
- the AP1G2 gene encoding AP-1 complex subunit gamma-like 2 isoform X1, producing MVASSSSLKLQDLIQEIREAKTQAQEREVIQKECAHIRASFRDGDPLHRHRQLAKLLYVHMLGYPAHFGQMECLKLIASPRFTDKRVGYLGAMLLLDERQDAHLLITNSIKNDLSQGIQAVQGLALCTLSATGSAEMCRDLATEVEKLLLQPSAYVRKKAVLTAVHMIRKVPELSNIFLPPCAQLLHEHHHGVLLGTITLITELCERSPAALKHFRKMVPQLVHILRTLVTTGYSTEHSISGVSDPFLQVQILRLLRILGRNHEESSETMNDLLAQVATNTDTSRNAGNAVLFETVLTIMDIRSAAGLRVLAVNILGRFLLNSDRNIRYVALTSLLRLVQSDHSAVQRHRPTVVECLREPDGSLSRRALELSLALVNSSNVRAMTQELQGFLESCPPDLQADCASGILLAAERFAPTKRWHIDTTLRVLMTAGTHVRDDAVANLTQLIGGAQELHAYSVRRLYSALAEDISQQPLVQVAAWCIGEYGDLLLEGSCEETEPLQVEEEEVLALLERVLQSHMSLPATRGYALTALMKLSTRLHGDNNRIRQVVSVYGSCLDVELQQRAVEYNTLFRKYDHMRAAILEKIPLVERGGSQAAEEAKESKETAQLSEAAPVPTEPQASKLLDLLDLLDGPSGDVQHPPPLDPTPGGALIHLLDLPCAPPPPAPIPNLKVFEREGLQLNLSFVRPPGTPTLLLITVTATNTSGGDVTHFICQAAVPKSFQLQLQAPSGDTVPAQGGLPTTQLLRILNPKKAPLRLKLRLTYNHFGQSVQEIFEVNNLPVETWQ
- the AP1G2 gene encoding AP-1 complex subunit gamma-like 2 isoform X2, with product MVASSSSLKLQDLIQEIREAKTQAQEREVIQKECAHIRASFRDGDPLHRHRQLAKLLYVHMLGYPAHFGQMECLKLIASPRFTDKRVGYLGAMLLLDERQDAHLLITNSIKNDLSQGIQAVQGLALCTLSATGSAEMCRDLATEVEKLLLQPSAYVRKKAVLTAVHMIRKVPELSNIFLPPCAQLLHEHHHGVLLGTITLITELCERSPAALKHFRKMVPQLVHILRTLVTTGYSTEHSISGVSDPFLQVQILRLLRILGRNHEESSETMNDLLAQVATNTDTSRNAGNAVLFETVLTIMDIRSAAGLRVLAVNILGRFLLNSDRNIRYVALTSLLRLVQSDHSAVQRHRPTVVECLREPDGSLSRRALELSLALVNSSNVRAMTQELQGFLESCPPDLQADCASGILLAAERFAPTKRWHIDTTLRVLMTAGTHVRDDAVANLTQLIGGAQELHAYSVRRLYSALAEDISQQPLVQVAAWCIGEYGDLLLEGSCEETEPLQVEEEEVLALLERVLQSHMSLPATRGYALTALMKLSTRLHGDNNRIRQVVSVYGSCLDVELQQRAVEYNTLFRKYDHMSQSLLLTVH